From Permianibacter aggregans, a single genomic window includes:
- a CDS encoding ABC transporter permease — protein sequence MIGFVAKTALRNATRHRLRSALTVLGLVVAFLAFGLLRTVVNAWYAGADAASDARLVTRNAVSLVFPLPLSYRDRIRSVDGVESVAWGNWFGGVYIEESNFFPQFAIGGPYLDMYPEFQIPDDQRLAFERDQRGAIAGRKTAEKYGWQVGDVIPIKGTIFQGDWPFVLRGIYDGRDPGTDESQFFFHWKYLNESIKQRSPTRGDNVGFYVIEVSNPKRVAEISETIDERFQNSIAETLTETEKAFQLGFVAMTEAIVIAIEVVAYVVILIILAVLANTMAMSVRERTSEYATLKALGFSPLTVGSLIMLESIMLCAIGAGLAITLTYPAADGFARAVQDFLPVFQVAEETPYLQAGFAAIVAFIAAITPAIRAGNVTIVEGLRSVA from the coding sequence ATGATCGGCTTTGTCGCCAAAACGGCACTGCGCAACGCCACGCGCCATCGCTTGCGTTCGGCGCTGACGGTGCTGGGTTTGGTCGTGGCGTTTCTGGCCTTTGGTTTACTGCGCACTGTCGTCAACGCCTGGTATGCCGGTGCCGATGCTGCCTCCGATGCCAGACTCGTTACCCGCAACGCCGTGTCGCTGGTGTTCCCGCTGCCACTTTCTTATCGCGACCGCATTCGCAGTGTCGATGGCGTTGAATCGGTCGCCTGGGGTAACTGGTTTGGTGGCGTCTATATCGAGGAAAGCAATTTCTTTCCGCAGTTCGCGATCGGCGGTCCGTATCTCGACATGTACCCGGAGTTTCAAATTCCGGACGATCAGCGTTTGGCCTTTGAGCGTGATCAGCGTGGTGCCATCGCGGGCCGGAAGACCGCTGAGAAATACGGCTGGCAGGTCGGTGATGTCATCCCGATCAAAGGCACGATTTTTCAAGGCGATTGGCCGTTCGTGTTGCGCGGTATTTACGATGGGCGCGATCCAGGCACTGATGAGTCGCAGTTTTTCTTTCACTGGAAATACCTGAACGAAAGCATCAAGCAGCGTTCGCCAACACGCGGCGACAACGTCGGCTTTTATGTCATTGAGGTCAGCAATCCAAAACGGGTTGCCGAAATTTCCGAAACGATTGACGAGCGTTTCCAGAACTCGATTGCCGAAACGCTGACCGAAACCGAAAAAGCGTTTCAGCTTGGCTTTGTCGCGATGACTGAAGCGATTGTTATCGCTATCGAGGTCGTCGCCTATGTCGTCATACTGATTATTCTGGCGGTGCTCGCCAACACGATGGCAATGTCGGTGCGTGAACGCACCAGCGAATACGCCACACTGAAAGCACTCGGCTTTTCACCGCTGACGGTCGGTTCGCTGATCATGCTGGAATCGATCATGCTCTGCGCGATTGGGGCTGGTCTCGCGATTACGCTGACCTATCCCGCCGCCGATGGTTTTGCGCGCGCCGTACAAGACTTTCTGCCGGTATTTCAGGTCGCGGAAGAAACGCCCTATTTGCAAGCCGGATTCGCTGCCATCGTTGCTTTCATCGCGGCCATCACGCCGGCGATACGCGCCGGCAATGTCACCATAGTCGAGGGCTTGAGGAGCGTTGCCTGA